TATGTGCCTATCAACCTAAGTAGTAAGTAGACCATAGAAACATGGTTTATTACTAGTGTACAATAAATATAAGTTATATTTACTCGTTATCCTAGTTAGTTTAAAAGTTGTAGTCCATTGTGCAAAGTGTGGTCGTGAACCCAACTAGTTAAAGTAAGTTCTGCAAAATGACACTGCAACAGCCTGGTATCAATTGCAACACGGTATCATAATCAAGCTCTGGCATATTCTTGATACCTATCTATCATACTATAAGTACCAGGACATGCGAAAATGCATATAAACAATATTATCTGTAGTGCGCTACAATCAATAAAAACACAATGAAATGTCTTAATTTACTACCATCTCCCCAAAAGAAACAAACAGGGTTAGAGAAAAAAGAAGTCCCAAAAACTTATGCCTTCTTATCATGCATGAAGTACGGAGCCTGATGATATACATCAGCATATGTGGGCTTAATGAGGCTCCATAGTGGAATTAGTCATATATTGGAAAACTTAGGATCCGATAATAGTTTGTATATATTGCCTAGGTATGTTGTGATCCTGCGGCACCATCAGAAATGCTGTATTTAAAGAAAACAACTAGAGGAACTTCCATTCATACCTAGCTTTTCTTTGAAATTTTAGGAGAAATACAGTGTAAGTGTCGCCCTGCATCTGCAACATCTTTGATTTCTTGAAGTTGGTCAGCTATATCCTCTAAGAGTTGCAACTGTAATGATTGCCTCCTTCCACTTGCTGCAAGCCTCATCTTGTTTTGTGCACCTTCGATCGCATTCAGACTTTTCCCCAGGAGATCATCTGCGGCAGCTCGATTCTGCaacttgtctgcttgcattgttGCATCAGAGAAGCTTCGACCAATCAGGCCTTTAACTGCATAGGAACATCTCAGTTTCAGTACCAGTTTCAAATGATTCTGCAACTATAATAGTTTCTTAAAATGTGTTGACTTAGGTATTCAACATGTCATGCTGGTGAAATAACTAAAGTACAGCCAAAATACAATAGGGGTTAAGCATGTCATGCCAGCACACATGGAAAAATATTCGAAAGTAGTTAACAAAATTCAAGAGGATGCAGGTACACATGTATATATCAATATGAGAAATAAGTTGCAACACTTTTTGTTTGGTAAATCTGATAAATAATATCCAGTTGACAAAACGAAATTATGCAAGGTAGCATGTGAACTCAAAGCAAAATATCCAATAACCAACATGGTTTTAATAAACTAGCATAGCAGCATTTAGGCAAACCAATAAATGAATTGATTGAACCTAGATCAATAAAGATCCAACAATAATTATCAGCAATCAGGAGAAGTACGAACAGATTTGCAgcattatgtttatcgcaatagaAAAGAACTTAATCCTGTCACATGCTAGATAGTATAGCAAATATCAACCGAGTGTTATTTCTCCATCTGCAGTCTGCACATACCTTCAGTGGAGAAGCAAATATCATCAACAACATGCACATCAAATATATTTGCATCATTGTCGCTTGCCATAAAATCATGGCAAGTCTTGTCTAGCCGCCCACTGTCCTCCTCCTGAAATTCATCAGCAGTCAGCTCTTCCATACCTTTCATACCAGCTGCAGCATTAACTTCAACATCACCACCTTGATCCAGACATCGTGCAGATTGGGGCAAGCACAAACTCCGGGCAGATAGGGGGAGAATTACCACCGTCTCCGTGCCATCATCTTCGCATCTATCTGCCCCCAATTTCGATCCGGCCACAGGAACTTCTCCAAGTGCCTGAAAAGGCAGACTGTCCTCATTCCCATCCTTAACACGACCCACACGAATGGGCGACACTTGTTGGCGCGCGAAGTGCTTCTGGAAGCTGAAGACAGAATTATTCCCAGGCTGAACCCCCGCATTCTTATCAAGCGATCTGGAAGAGCTTGGCTCGCCCTCTAGAAAGTAACTGTGCGGCGTCATCATCTCCACCTCCTCGTCATCATTATCCCCGGTGAGACCAAGCATCCGCCGGTAGGACTCCACCTCTTTCTGCAAAGACCTGGTCTCGCGCTCCCTCATGAGCAAGATGTCCTTGAGCTCCTCCACCTCATTCTCGTAGAAGGCGCAGCGCTCATCAGAGGTGCGGCGCTGCTGCCGCACCTCCATCTCCAAGGACGATTTCTCCTTCTGCAGACGCAGGATCATCGCcatggcctcctcggccgcggATGCTGCGGCGCTGCGTTCCTTGTCCAGCTCCTGCTGCAGCGCCGAGACGTCATTCCCCTCGTCCACCTCCCGCTTCAGAttcacctcctcctcttcctcatcgacGGACTCGGCTTTGCCCTCCCCCTCGTCCTGGCTGTCGTCGTCGGAGTTGAAGACGAAGGGGAAGCGGGAgcgaagggagaggaggagggactCGAGGACGCGGGAGGGGTAGCGGAAGAGGAAggcgaagaggcaggggaggtgcgggcgggagcaggtgcaggggaggcggaggcggaagagcgcgaggagggcggaggccgcggACGCGGCGGCCGCGGCGCAGAGGAAGGCGTAGACGATGGCGAGGTCGAGGAAGGCGCCGGCCAGCGCCCGCGCCGTCCAGCGCGCGTGCACGCCCGCGACGCCAGGGCAGGGCGCCATCAGCGCATAACGATCGCCCGCCGAATCTGAGAGGATTCCCCCGCCGATTCCTCCACCGGATTCCGGGTGGTTGTTGCTGTTCGGTGGGGAAAGGTGGAGGAGTCCTGCCGTGCCGGGATTTGGCTCCCTTGGCCTCGTCGTTTCCAAGGCGGCTGCGCTGCGCGGGCGGTTGCCGGGCGGGCGGCGGGGAAACGGTGGGGGCAGTCGGTGGAATCGCCCGCGCCGACGTGCGGGGTCCACGTCGTGCACCTCGTGCGGCAGGGCTATTTGTTTGGTATCCCGGCGGCCCGGCGCTTCGCTTCGCTTGGCGTCGTTGTTCGGTTGGGCGTTGTCCGGCAGGCCAATTCTGTCAAGCTATACGCGAGCCGCTTCATTTGGCAAAACCAGGCAGGCAGGGCAAGATTACTGACCTGTACCAAACGTCCAAACTCCAAACCACGGGCCACGGTGTTTACTTGTTTAGAATTAGATAGACTTCGGGGATGGGAAATGATCGCGTAGAACAGTCCACCGCGACGTCAGTAATGCTAACTGGCAAACATTTGTTGGGAAGGAACTCCCAGCGAACACTCCCATAGCCGTTTGATCGCGATCAAACAATGATTTTTTCTTTTTCGAAAAATTGCCTTCTATAAGGAACCCATGCTAGTCTGAACATTATCACCCACTATAAGTAAAATTGTAATAAAAATCGTTCGCAAATGTCATCCTCCACTATAAGTAAAGTGGTTGCCGATTGCGAATGTTCGTACAAATAAGGGGTTTAGCCCAACAACCTTGTAGTCTGATGTGAGGTTTGCATGGAATCTGGCCAAGGAGGTCCATTGGTGCAATAATGAAGACAATATTTTCATGGTTCAATTCGGGTGCTTGGGAGATTGAAATACTTCTATGAATATGCGACCCTAGTTATTTCATAATCAAGATTTACTCATTGTGGAATATGGTGGGTTCACTAATCTGAGGTATGTGGTATTGCATAAGATTACAGTCTGGGCAAGAGTGCTTAGGTTGCCGGATAACTTTGTGATCACAGCGGCTATCAAAGGAATTTGTCGTAAGATGAGTAAGGTGTTGGAGGTCCAATCTACCTTAGCACGGATTTTGCTAGGAAGTTTGTTTGAGTTAGAGTGGTGCTAGACGTGACCAAGAAGCTCATCAAGTTTGTGTCCGTAACAAATAATGATGTGACTGAATTCTATCAAGTGCAATATAAAAAAAACCCACTTTGGGAATTGTGGTATGGTAGTCCACTAGTACTAGGAATGCGACACCGTCGAGCATGATGTGTCAAAACTCGAGTGCGGTGATTTCATGTTAGCTGGGTAGAGGTCGTGGTACTAGTCAATGTTTTGCTTGTGGACGAGGTGATCTGGATGGCCATGGTAGCGCCCCTCCTTTTGGTAATGGTCGAGGGAGAGGAGACATTCCTTTCGGTTATGGTCGTGGATATATGACAGCTGGTGGCATAATGCCTTATTCAATCGGGATGGAGCAGCCGATATGGATGATACGTGTCTCCagcgtatatataattttttattgttccatgctattatgttatccatattggatgttttatatgcattattatgctattttatatcaattttcgagattaatctattaacctagtgcctagtgtcagttgttgttttttccttgttttatctTTTACAAAAAAATCAATACCACACGGAGTCCAAATAGAACGAAACATTTTGATGttttttcttggacaagaagacacccacgaagctttgggaggaggccagaaggccCACGATTGAGCCACAAAGCTAaccaggcgcgccctagggggcgccctatgagcttgtgggccccccatGGCTCTTCTAACCCTAATCTTCGCTCTATAAATAACCAAATATTCCCCGAAGACCAGAGGGCAGACCAAAAAATACTTTTTCGCTGCCGCAAGtttctgtcctcgtgagatcccatcttggggcttttttcggtactctgtcggagggggattcgatcacggaggacctctacaccaaccttgctgcacTGCCgatcatgtgtgagtagtttaccacagacctacgggtccatagctagtagcttgatggcttcttctctctctttgatcttcaatacaatgttctccttgatgttcttggggatctattcgatgtaatcttcttttgcggtgtgtttgttgagatccaatgaattgtgagtttatgataagattatctatgaatattatttgagtcttttttgaactcttttatgcatgattaagatagctttgtatttctctccgacctattgatttggtttggccaactagattgatttttcgtgcaatgggagaggtgctttgcgattggttcaatcttgcgggtgTCCtcgcccagtgacagaaggggtagcgagacacgtatttgtattgttgccattaaggataaaaagatgggttttttaCCATGTTGATTGGATccattcctctacatcatgtcatcttgcttaaggcgttactccgttcttcttaacttaataccctagatgcatgttggatagcggtcgatgtgtgaagtaatagtattagatgcaggagccagtctacttgtcacgaacgtgatgcctatattcatgatcattgccttagatatcgtcatgattattcgcttttctatcgattgctcaacagtaatttgttcacccactctatgctttctttcaagggagaagcctctagtgaaaactatgccccccaggtctacttttaccatattattttcagatctataaaaccaaaaatacccaaaaataccttgctgcaatttatttacctttaccttattttgcacttttatttagcTTTTATACCTATCACtattagatctcatccttgcaaataaccgtgaagggattgacaacccctttgtcgcgttgggtgcaagtattatTTTGTTTGTGAAGGTGCTATCATTAGAGACTtgtgtgtttctcctactggattgataccttggttcttaactgaggtaaatacttatctccctttgcggcatcaccctttcctcttcaaggaaaatacCTTGGTTCTTAGCAGGAAGaaattctggcgccgttgccggggaggttctacatcaagcctgaaggaaatatgccctagaggcaataataatgttattattttatttccttatatcatgataaatgtttattattcatgctagaattgtattatccggaaacataatacttgtgtgaatacatagacaaaccaaacgtcactagtatgcctctacttgactagctcattaatcgaagatggttatgtttcctaaccatagacatgtgttgtcatttgattaataggatcacatcattaggagaatgatgtgattgacatgacccattccattagcttagcacccgatcgtatagtatgttgctattgctttcttcatgacttatacatgttcctatgactatgagattatgcaactcccgtttaccggaggaacaatttgtgtgctaccaaacgtcacaacgtaactgggtgattataaaggagctctacaggtgtctccaaaggtgaatgttgggttggcgtatttcgagattaggatttgtcactccgattgtcggagaggtatctctgggccctctcggtaatgcacatcacataagccttgcaagcattacaactaatgagttagttgcaagatgatgtattatgaaacgagtaaagagacttgccggtaacgagattgaactaggtattgagataccgatgatcgaatctcaggcaagtaacataccgatgacaaagggaacaacgtatgttgttatgcggtctgaccgataaagaccttcgtagaatatgtaggagtcaatatgagcatccaggttccgctattggttattgaccggagacgtgtctcggtcatgtctacattgttctcgaacccgtagggtccgcacgcttaaggtttcgatgacagttatattatgagtttatgagttttgatgtaccaaagttagtttggagtcccggatgtgatcacggacatgacgaggagtctcgaaatggtcgagacataaagattgatatattggatggctatatttggacaccggaagtgttccgggtgatttcggagaaaccggtgagccggagggttaccggaacccccccccccccccgggataagtaatgggccatatgggccttagtggagatcacaagcacaagatgatgatggccatatcatatcacttatattgattgcatgtgatgtttatcttttatgcatcttctcttgctttgattgatagtagcattttaagatgatctctcactaattatcaagaagtgttctccctgagtatgcgccgttgcgaaagttcttcgtgatgagacaccacgtgatgatcgggtgtgataggctctacgttcaaatacaacgggtgcaaaacagttgcacaggcacaatactcaggttatacttgacgagccaagcatatacagatatggcctcggaacacagagaccgaaaggtcgagcgtgaatcatatagtagatatgatcaacatagcgatgttcaccaatgaaactgctccatctcacgtgatgatcggacatggtttagttgatttggatcacgtaatcacttagaggattagagggatgtctgtctaagtgggagttctttagtaatatgattaattgaacctaaatttatcatgaacttagtacctgatagtatcttgcttgtttatgtttgattgtagatagatggcccgtgttgttgttccgttgaattttaatgctttccttgagaaagcaaagttgaaagatgatggtagcaattacacggactgggtccgtaacttgaggattatcctcattgctgcacagaagaattacgtcctggaagcaccgctgggtgccaggcctgttgttggagcaacaccagatgttatgaacgtctggcatagcaaagctgatgactactcgatagttcaatgtgccatgctttacggcttagaatcgggacttcaacgacgttttgaacgtcatggagcatatgagatgttccaggagttgaagttaatatttcaagcaaatgcccggattgagagatgtgaagtctccaataagttctatagccgcaagatggaggagaacagttctgtcagtgagcatatactcaaaatgtctgggtataataatcacttgattcaattgggagttaatcttccagatgatcgcgtcattgacagaattctccaatcactaccaccaagctacaagagctttgtgatgaactataatatgcaagggatgaataagactattcccgagctcttcgcaatgctgaaagctgcggaggtagaaatcaagaaggagcatcaagtgttgatggtcaacaagaccactagtttcaagaaaaagggcaaagggaagaagaaggggaacttcaaaaagaacagcaagcaagttgctactcaagagaagaaacccaaacctggacctaagcctgaaacagagtgcttctactgcaagcagactggtcactggaagcggaactgcccccaagtatttggcggataagaaggatggcaaggtgaacaaaggtatatgtgatatacatgttattgatgtgtaccttactaatgctcgcagtagcacctgggtatttgatactggttctgttgctaatatttgcaactcgaaacagggactacggattaagcgaagattggctaaggacgaggtgacgatgcgcgtgggaaatggttccaaagtagatgtgatcgcagtcggcacgctacctctacatctaccttcgggattagtattagacctaaataattgttatttggtgccaacgttaagcatgaacattatatctggatcttgtttgatgcgagacggttattcatttaaatcagagaataatggttgttctatttatatgagtaatatcttttatggtcatgcacccttaaagagtggtctattcttattaaatctcgatagtagtgacacacatattcatagtgttgaagccaaaagatgcagagttgataatgatagtgcaacttatttgtggcactgccgtttgggtcatatcggtgtaaagcgcatgaagaaactccatactgatgggattttggaaccacttgattatgaatcacttggtacttgcgaaccgtgccttatgggtaagatgataaaaacaccgttctccggtactatggagagagcaacagatttgttggaaatcatacatacagatgtatgtggtccgatgaatgtcgaggctcgtggcggatatcgttattttctcaccttcacagatgacttaagcagatatgggtatatctacttaatgaaacataagtctaaaacgtttgaaaagttcaaagaatttcagagtgaagttgaaaatcatcgtaacaagaaaataaaattcctacgatctgatcgtggaggagaatatttgagttacgagtttggtgtacatttgaagcaatgtggaatagtttcgcaactcacgccacccggaacaccacagcgtaatggtgtgtccgaacgtcgtaatcgtactttactagatatggtgcgatctatgatgtctcttactgatttaccgctatcgttttggggatatgctctagagacggccgcattcacgttaaatagggcaccatcaagatccattgagacgacgccttatgagctgtggtttggcaagaaaccaaagttgtcgtttctgaaagtttggggctgcgatgcttatgtgaaaaagcttcaacctgataagctcgaacctaaatcggagaaatgtgtcttcataggatatccaaaggaaactattggatacaccttctatcacagatccgaaggcaagacttttgttgctaaattcggaaactttctggagaaggagtttctctcgaaagaagtgagtgggaggaaagtagaacttgac
The window above is part of the Triticum aestivum cultivar Chinese Spring chromosome 2A, IWGSC CS RefSeq v2.1, whole genome shotgun sequence genome. Proteins encoded here:
- the LOC123188963 gene encoding myosin-binding protein 7; translation: MAPCPGVAGVHARWTARALAGAFLDLAIVYAFLCAAAAASAASALLALFRLRLPCTCSRPHLPCLFAFLFRYPSRVLESLLLSLRSRFPFVFNSDDDSQDEGEGKAESVDEEEEEVNLKREVDEGNDVSALQQELDKERSAAASAAEEAMAMILRLQKEKSSLEMEVRQQRRTSDERCAFYENEVEELKDILLMRERETRSLQKEVESYRRMLGLTGDNDDEEVEMMTPHSYFLEGEPSSSRSLDKNAGVQPGNNSVFSFQKHFARQQVSPIRVGRVKDGNEDSLPFQALGEVPVAGSKLGADRCEDDGTETVVILPLSARSLCLPQSARCLDQGGDVEVNAAAGMKGMEELTADEFQEEDSGRLDKTCHDFMASDNDANIFDVHVVDDICFSTEVKGLIGRSFSDATMQADKLQNRAAADDLLGKSLNAIEGAQNKMRLAASGRRQSLQLQLLEDIADQLQEIKDVADAGRHLHCISPKISKKS